The Candidatus Methylomirabilota bacterium genome contains the following window.
CGCGGATCGTGGCGTCCAACGGGCGCATCCACGACGCGATGCTGCGCACGCTCGCGAGCGTGCGCGGACGGTGATTCACGCGCGCCGCGGCACCGCCCAGCGCCGGTTGCCGAGGGTCAGGACCGCGCCGCCCCCCGCCTCCTCGCTCATGTGGGCGAGGAGCTGATAGGCGGCGGCCCGATTCAGCCGGGCCTCGAAGCGGCCGGCCTTCACGGCGCAGTACGGCGCCTCCCCCGCCCCGAGCCGGAGCGTCTCGGGCACCATGGCCTCGCGCGTGCCGTCGTTGAGGGTCAGCGTGATCCCGTCGCCCTCGGGCTCCGCGCGTATCACGATGAAGGGTACGTCGTCCACGACCACCGGGACGCGCACAGGCCCGATGCGGAAGTGATGGCCCTCCGCGTCGCGCTGGAGACTCTCCCAGAGACTGCCCAGGATGCCCGCGTGAGTGACCTCCTCGTCCTCGTGGTACCAGACCCCCTCCCGGTCGATGCGCAGGCGCGGCAGCTTCCATGTCGAGGGATCCGAGGGCGTCGGGGCCGGCGGGATCGCCATCACGAGAAGGCGGCCGCGCAGAAGCTGACCGTCCCCTGCGGATCGGGCCACTGGCTGTAGCGCAGCAGCTCGCCGCGGGCGCCCGGCAGGGCGCGGAGGAACGCGTAGATCGGGGAAAGGCCGCAGATGCGGCGAGCGTCACCATCGCGCGCGACCGCGTCGTAGAACGCAGCGCTGTCGCCCGCAACGATTGCGTCGAGCATCGCGCGGTCGTCGCGCTCGACCTTGCGAAGAACGGCTGGTGTATTCGGCTCGGGATCGCCGAACTGCGGGCCCACGTGGGCAAGATCCACGCCGCCGATCACGCACACGCGGCGGTCCGAGGCGGCGATGGTCGCGGCGAGCGCGTCGACGAAGCGGGGCACGCGCGAATCGGCCTCGGGGGCCGCGCCCGTCCATACCGCCTCGTGAAGAAAGGACGCCAGCAGGGGCACCACCGTGAACGGCCGCCGGTCGCCGAGCGCCCACCGCAGCATCACGGCCTGGAACTCGATCGAGTGCTCCACGCGATGCGCGCCCTCGGAGCCGAAGAGATCGTGACCGTAGCGGCGTCCGAGCGCATCCAGCACGTCGTGGTCCACCGGCGCCGAGCCCAGCGGGGTGTCGTAGGCCTTCAGGGTCGCGGCGAAGGGGTCGGACATCCCGGCGTGGCAGGTACCCAGGATCACGAAGCAGTCGGCGTCGGAGCGGCGCAGGAGCTCGCGATACGCCCACGCGTAGGTCGGCCCGCCGCGGTGGAAGTCAATATGCGGCGCCAACAGCCCCCGCAGGTCAAATCCAGAACCAACCTCCGCCTCCATCCCCGGCCCGATCGGAGAGCGGAAGAACGCGTCGATCTGGGCGCGTAGGGCTTCGGGCTCCCGCGCATAGGCGCCGCCCGCATGAGCGGCGGGGCGCGCGGGACTGGCCGCATACTCAGCCTCGATGCGCTCGCGCCGGGCGGCAAAGCGCGGCGAGTCGAGGAAGCCACCCTCGTCGAGGCGCTCCGCCACGGCGCCGATCTCGGCCCGCGTGAGGGCGAGGCCGTGGCGGCCGTTCACGATGTCGCGGATCTCGTCCAGCGAGTGCTCACCGTCGAAGAGGGAGACGATGTCGAGCAGCGGCGCGGGCAGCACCGCCACCTGATCCGTGAACCGCGCCGGATCGCGCAGCCCCACCGCGCGCTGCCCGTCCTGCTGGATCGGAAACGCTTCGAGCGCGCGGAGGCGAGGCCGCTCGGCGGGCGCCACTATCCCTCGAGGAACTTCAGGGCGGAGGCAGCGTAAATCTTCGCCGCTTCAAACAATTCTTGAGTCTCTACGTACTCGTCCACCTGATGGGGGATCAGCCGGCTGCCGGGTCCGCAGGTCACGATGGGCAGGCCCAGCTCCATGCGGAGAATGGTCCCGTCGGTGGAACCTGGGACGCCGCCGTAGCGAGGGGCGCGTCCGGTGGCCTGACGCACGCCCTTGATCATGGCCTGCACGATCGCCTCACCCTTGTCCACCTTCGTGGCCAGGCGGAACGCGTTCACCGGCTCCCACTCGACCTTGATGCCGGGGACCGCGGCCTCGGCGACGCGGCAGAGTCCCTCCATCTCCGCCTGGAGCTCTTCGGCCCCGATGCCCGGCGTGACGCGCACGTCGAGCGTCATCTCGCCGAAGGCCGGGATCACGTTGGACTGCGGCACGCCAATGCCCTTCGGCGGCCCCTGAATGATCGTGGGCGTCACCGTGGGCGGCCGGAGATAGGCACTCTTCTCGCAGCGGCGCCGGATGCGCCGTTCGACGGCAGGGACCGCATCGATCACCGCGCCGAGCGCGGTGATCGGGTTGAGCCCGGCCTCGGGCATGGCGCCGTGGGCCATCTTGCCGTGCGCGCGAAAGCGCGCCCAGACGACACCACGCTGCACGAGGCAGAGCTCGTTCTGCTCGGGCTCGCAGATGATCGCCGCATCCAGCTCGCGGCCCACCGCGGTGGTCACGAGGTGGCGCGCGCCCAGCATGCGATCCTCCTCGTCCACCAGCGCGCCCACCACCAGTTTGCCCGGCGGCTCCACGCCGGCACGGCGGAACGCCGCCGCCGCGACCATGGCCGCCGCGAGCCCGCCCTTCATGTCGGCGGCGCCGCGGCCGTAGATGCGCCCGTTCGCCAGATCCGCGCCGAAGGGCGGCCACGTCCACGCCTTGGGGTCGCCTTCGGTCACGACGTCGGTGTGACCTTCCAGCAGGAGGCTGCGTTGACCGGGACGCTTCTCGCCGAGGGTGCCGATCACGTTGGGCCGTCCCGGCGCCACCGGCTGCACCTCGACGGTGAAGCCCTCGCGCCGCATCCACGCCTCCACGTGAGCGGCGACGCGCGCCTCGGTGGCGTCCGGGTCGTCGGAGCGGTAGACACTGGGGATGCGCACGAGGTCGCGGGTGAGCTCCACCACCTCGTCGCCGTCGATCTTGGCGAGAATCTGCTTGAGCGCGGTCATGAACTGACTATAGGGCGCGGCGCGCCCAGTCTGCAAGGAAGGCCCGAGGTGGAAGCCAGATCCAGCCGTCCTCGGCGTCACCGACGGGCGTCGCGACCTCGAGCGCGGCGGCACGTGCGGTGAGCGCGCAGATGGCGGCGGCGCGCTCGTCGCGGTGCGTGAGGCGTGTCAGCGGGCCCGCGATGCGCGCGGCCGCCCCGCGGTAGAGCGATCCGATCACGCGGCGCAGGACACCGTCGGTCACGCATCGTTCCCAGTACACCTGGCTCTTGCGGCCGCGCGGGATGTCGCGGCACGCGTCCGCGTCGAGCATCGTGCGCAGGAACGCGCTGGGAAACGCCTCCACGAGCCGGGCCTGGGGATGCGTCGCGCGTACGTCCCGCGCGAGGCGCGTGGCCTCGGCGTGCAGGCGCTGCCCCATCGGGGCGGCCGTCGAGCCCGGCTTGCAATGGCGGTGAAACGGCGCGCGCAGCAGGCGCCGCTCGCAGGCGCGCCCCGCCCGGGTCAGGGTGAGATCGGGACGGAGGGGCCCATCGATGCCCACGGCGAGGAGCGCGTCGCCGCCCAGGAGGGACTGCGCGGCGGCCGTCGCCTCCTCCGCGCGCACGTGTAGGCAGCGGACGGGCTCGGCAGCGTGCGGCGCGATCACGCAGAGCCCGGTGCTGGGACGGCGGCTCGAGAAGCCGACGTCGATGCCGAGGACGACCGGGCGCGGCGGGACCGTCAGGGCGGCGGGCTACTCCAGCGGGAAGGAGAGGATGATGGCGTCGAGCCGGATCACCCGGTGCTCCTCGCCGCCCACGTAGAAGTAGTGCCCCTCGACCTCCTCGGGATTCTCCTCGAAGGCCACCACGGACCGGAGCGGCGGCATCTCGCGGAAGGCGTTGGCGCCCTCGTCGAACCCGTCGCCGCGCACCACCACCTCGCCGTAGCGGATGGGTGAGCCCTTGGGGCAGTGCACGCGGACGTCGGCGGGAGGCTCGGCGAGCAGCCGCACGAGCAGATTGATGCCGTACACCTGGAACTGGATCTGGGTCATGGCGTCATCGTATCACGGCGGCAAGAGGGAGCGCTGCCCGTCGGCGTCCTCGCGCCCATCGCCGATGGCCTCGAGCTTCGACTCGAAGCGCGCGAGGCTGCGGTCGGCTTCCGCGAACTGCTTCTGGGCATTCCCCAGATGCGTCCCCAGCTTCGTCATGTGCTCCTGGACGCGCGCGAGGTCGCCGCCCAGGCGCCCGAGGTTGTCCTGGATGGCGCGGGCGCTCGCCTCGATCCCGAGCCCGCGCAGCCCCAGCACGATCACCTGCAGATAGGCGTAGAAGCAGTTGGGCGACACCGGGATCACGCGGCGCTCCAGCGCGTAGGTCGAGATCGGCTCGTCCTCGTCGGCGGCCTTCACGATGATCTCGTAGTAGACGTTCTCCGCGGGCACGTACATGAGCGCGAAGTCGAACGTGCCCTCGTCGGGCAGGATGTACTTCTTCGCGATCTCGTCGATGCGCATCCGCACGTCCTTCGCGAACGTCTTCCGGTGGCTCCGGCGCTTCTCCTCCTCGCTCTCGGCGAGCATGCGGCGGAAGTTCTCCAGCGGAAACTTGGCGTCCACCGAGACGAGCCGGTCGCCCACGCGAACGACCGCGTCCACCCGCTCCCCGGTGCGGAAGCCGTGCTGGAGATCCCAATGGCCGCGCGGCAGCATCTGGGCGAGGACCTGCTCCAGGAGGGTTTCGCCGAGTCCCCCGCGGATCTTGGGGGAACGCAGGACCTGCTCCAGGCCCTGGATGTCTCGGCCCACCTCCGCCACCCGCTGGGTCGCCTCTCCCAGCTTGCCGAGACTCCCCTGCACCTCGCCCACGACCTTGGCCGCGCGATCGAGCCGCTCGCCCATGGTGCTCTGGGCGGACTGGATCAACCGCATGCCGTCGGCGAGCTGACGAGCGACCTCCGCGCTCACGCCCTTGAGCTCGGTGGCAACGGCGAGGCGGAGCTCGCTCGCGTCCTCGCGAAGACGACCGCCCAGATCACCCACTTCCCGCCGCAGCCCCTCCTGTCCGGCGCGGCTTTCCGTGCGGACCGCCTCGATCTGCTGCTGGAGGAGCCCGACGACAGGGTCCCCTCCTGGGCGGCCGGCCGCGTCGAGCTGGCGCCGCGTCTCGAGTAGCGCCCAGGCAAGCACGACGAGGGCCCCACCCACCAGCACGGCGAGGACGATCTCGAGCACACTCATCGTGGGATCCGCACGCCGCGCCAGTGCGCGCAGACCGGCCGGAGACCGCACGGCGCGCAGATCACCGCGTCGCGCCGGCCCGGGCAGTCGCCCGACATGCGCTTGTGGCAGAGCGCGAAGTCGTACTTCACCGGATCGTGGGGGTCCAGGAGGCGCAGCCGCGCGGTAATCTCCTCGGCCATGCGCCAGTTCCGGCTGCGCCGGCGGGTGAGGCCGACGGACCGGGCCATGTGCTCGACGTGGGTGTCCACCGGCATGACGAGCGCCGAGGGCGGGATGTCCCGCCAGAGACCGAAGTCGGGCGGCTCGCGCCGCACCATCCAGCGGAGGAAGAGGAGCAGCCG
Protein-coding sequences here:
- the amrB gene encoding AmmeMemoRadiSam system protein B, which translates into the protein MAPAERPRLRALEAFPIQQDGQRAVGLRDPARFTDQVAVLPAPLLDIVSLFDGEHSLDEIRDIVNGRHGLALTRAEIGAVAERLDEGGFLDSPRFAARRERIEAEYAASPARPAAHAGGAYAREPEALRAQIDAFFRSPIGPGMEAEVGSGFDLRGLLAPHIDFHRGGPTYAWAYRELLRRSDADCFVILGTCHAGMSDPFAATLKAYDTPLGSAPVDHDVLDALGRRYGHDLFGSEGAHRVEHSIEFQAVMLRWALGDRRPFTVVPLLASFLHEAVWTGAAPEADSRVPRFVDALAATIAASDRRVCVIGGVDLAHVGPQFGDPEPNTPAVLRKVERDDRAMLDAIVAGDSAAFYDAVARDGDARRICGLSPIYAFLRALPGARGELLRYSQWPDPQGTVSFCAAAFS
- a CDS encoding DNA recombination protein RmuC, whose product is MSVLEIVLAVLVGGALVVLAWALLETRRQLDAAGRPGGDPVVGLLQQQIEAVRTESRAGQEGLRREVGDLGGRLREDASELRLAVATELKGVSAEVARQLADGMRLIQSAQSTMGERLDRAAKVVGEVQGSLGKLGEATQRVAEVGRDIQGLEQVLRSPKIRGGLGETLLEQVLAQMLPRGHWDLQHGFRTGERVDAVVRVGDRLVSVDAKFPLENFRRMLAESEEEKRRSHRKTFAKDVRMRIDEIAKKYILPDEGTFDFALMYVPAENVYYEIIVKAADEDEPISTYALERRVIPVSPNCFYAYLQVIVLGLRGLGIEASARAIQDNLGRLGGDLARVQEHMTKLGTHLGNAQKQFAEADRSLARFESKLEAIGDGREDADGQRSLLPP
- a CDS encoding M20 family metallopeptidase, giving the protein MTALKQILAKIDGDEVVELTRDLVRIPSVYRSDDPDATEARVAAHVEAWMRREGFTVEVQPVAPGRPNVIGTLGEKRPGQRSLLLEGHTDVVTEGDPKAWTWPPFGADLANGRIYGRGAADMKGGLAAAMVAAAAFRRAGVEPPGKLVVGALVDEEDRMLGARHLVTTAVGRELDAAIICEPEQNELCLVQRGVVWARFRAHGKMAHGAMPEAGLNPITALGAVIDAVPAVERRIRRRCEKSAYLRPPTVTPTIIQGPPKGIGVPQSNVIPAFGEMTLDVRVTPGIGAEELQAEMEGLCRVAEAAVPGIKVEWEPVNAFRLATKVDKGEAIVQAMIKGVRQATGRAPRYGGVPGSTDGTILRMELGLPIVTCGPGSRLIPHQVDEYVETQELFEAAKIYAASALKFLEG